The proteins below are encoded in one region of Aquisphaera giovannonii:
- a CDS encoding PAS domain S-box protein, translating into MKNKSNGGPAAAQGPGTPGAATDLDQIRAVADFIPQLAWSCLPDGRCDYLNSRWVEYTGVPEERHHGLGWLDAVHPEDRDRSRRVWEAYIAGEGEYDVDYRLRRHDGAYRWFKARGHLVRSREGEPVRVLGTTTDVDDHRRVEERLEAALAASGTGTFRWDIRTNALDWDEQLDRLFGLEPGRTVRSLDGFIGLVHPGDRAQVLERCRRCKEEGADFAMEFRVVWPDGSVRWLDDRGRTFRDQDGRPEYVTGACVDVTERRRSDERSEFIRQASGVGFWYCDLPFDELEWDERVREHFYIPPDARVTMDTFYGRLHPDDRAPTREAIERSIAGRTQYDVHYRTVDPATHAERWVRAIGRTYYGPDGMPRRFDGLTLDVTDRMRANEELRASEERFRAFMDHSPAAGWVTDADGRIQYVSASYARLFKMPDRAPIGALPADLYPAEFADEAVRNTRAVADSGRPRESLERCPRPDGSVGEFLVYKFPLPGGRIGGVAVDITERLRAEEALREAEATLRAFFDASPVMMGLVELPEDGDILHLYDDAAACQFFGVGPGGTAGRRASELGAPPSTIAEWRARYLQSDSARQPVRFDYEHDSPGGRRWLSCVVAPLGAGAAGRPRFSYVAEDVTERKRAEEALREADRRKDEFLALLAHELRNPLAPLRNGLQVLRLAGENAEASRKAREMMERQLGHMVRLIDDLMDVSRISRNKMELRRGKVPLADVVSAAVETARPALDQAGHEFRVALPPEPVYLDADLTRLAQVFANLLTNAAKYTEPGGRVTLAAEVRDGDVSVEVSDSGIGIPAESLPRIFDMFSQVDRSIERKAGGLGIGLALVKGLVEMHGGGVTARSGGPGRGSAFTVTLPVIGGPRERAAAEGQATPGRMGPGRRILVVDDNRDSAGSMAEMLSLLGHEVRQAHDGLEAVEAARAFRPDLVLMDVGMPRINGYEATRRIRAIPSEKSPTIVALTGWGQEGDRARSQAAGCDGHLVKPVDWKDLSPYVDRPTDG; encoded by the coding sequence ATGAAGAATAAGTCCAACGGCGGGCCCGCGGCGGCCCAGGGCCCCGGTACCCCGGGCGCCGCGACCGACCTCGACCAGATCCGCGCGGTCGCCGACTTCATCCCGCAGCTCGCGTGGTCCTGCCTCCCGGACGGGCGCTGCGACTACCTGAACTCCCGCTGGGTCGAGTACACGGGCGTCCCCGAGGAGCGGCACCACGGCCTCGGGTGGCTCGACGCCGTCCACCCGGAGGACAGGGACCGGAGCCGCCGCGTCTGGGAGGCCTACATCGCGGGCGAGGGCGAGTACGACGTCGATTATCGCCTCCGCCGGCACGACGGCGCCTACCGGTGGTTCAAGGCCCGCGGCCACCTCGTCCGCTCCCGCGAAGGGGAGCCGGTGCGGGTCCTCGGGACGACGACGGACGTCGACGACCATCGACGGGTCGAGGAGCGCCTGGAGGCCGCGCTCGCGGCGTCCGGCACCGGGACCTTCCGCTGGGACATACGGACCAACGCCCTCGACTGGGACGAGCAGCTCGACCGGCTCTTCGGCCTCGAGCCGGGGCGGACGGTCCGGTCGCTCGACGGGTTCATCGGGCTCGTGCACCCGGGCGACCGGGCGCAGGTCCTCGAGCGGTGCCGGCGTTGCAAGGAGGAGGGGGCCGATTTCGCGATGGAATTCCGGGTCGTCTGGCCGGACGGCTCCGTCCGCTGGCTCGACGACCGCGGGCGGACGTTCCGGGACCAGGACGGGCGCCCGGAGTACGTGACCGGCGCCTGCGTCGACGTCACGGAGCGGAGGCGTTCCGACGAGCGGTCCGAGTTCATCCGCCAGGCCAGCGGGGTCGGTTTCTGGTATTGCGACCTCCCGTTCGACGAGCTCGAGTGGGACGAGCGGGTCAGGGAGCACTTCTACATCCCGCCCGACGCCCGGGTCACGATGGACACGTTCTACGGGCGCCTCCACCCGGACGACCGGGCGCCGACCCGGGAGGCCATCGAGCGGTCCATCGCCGGCCGCACCCAGTACGACGTCCACTACCGCACGGTGGACCCCGCGACCCACGCCGAGCGATGGGTGCGCGCGATCGGCCGGACCTACTACGGGCCGGACGGGATGCCGCGGAGGTTCGACGGGTTGACCCTCGACGTGACGGACCGCATGCGGGCCAACGAGGAGCTGCGGGCGAGCGAGGAGCGGTTCCGGGCGTTCATGGACCACAGCCCGGCGGCCGGCTGGGTGACCGACGCGGACGGCCGAATCCAGTACGTGAGCGCCAGCTACGCCAGGCTCTTCAAGATGCCCGACCGGGCTCCGATCGGGGCCCTGCCCGCGGACCTCTATCCGGCGGAGTTCGCGGACGAGGCCGTGCGGAACACCCGGGCCGTCGCGGATTCCGGGCGGCCGCGGGAGAGCCTCGAGCGGTGCCCCCGGCCGGACGGGTCGGTCGGCGAATTCCTCGTCTACAAGTTCCCGCTCCCGGGCGGCCGGATCGGCGGCGTCGCCGTGGACATCACCGAACGGCTCCGCGCCGAGGAGGCGCTCCGCGAGGCCGAGGCCACGCTCAGGGCGTTCTTCGACGCGTCCCCGGTCATGATGGGCCTCGTCGAGCTCCCGGAGGACGGCGACATCCTCCACCTCTACGACGACGCGGCGGCGTGCCAGTTCTTCGGGGTGGGGCCGGGCGGGACGGCCGGCCGCCGGGCGAGCGAGCTCGGGGCCCCCCCCTCGACGATCGCCGAATGGCGGGCCCGCTATCTCCAGAGCGATTCGGCCCGCCAGCCCGTCCGGTTCGACTACGAGCACGACTCCCCGGGCGGCCGCCGCTGGCTCTCCTGCGTCGTGGCCCCGCTCGGGGCCGGGGCGGCGGGGCGGCCGCGGTTCAGCTACGTGGCGGAGGACGTGACCGAGCGGAAGCGCGCCGAGGAGGCGCTCCGCGAGGCCGACCGCCGCAAGGACGAATTCCTGGCGCTGCTCGCCCACGAGCTCAGGAACCCGCTCGCCCCGCTCCGCAACGGCCTCCAGGTGCTCCGGCTCGCCGGCGAGAACGCCGAGGCGTCGCGGAAGGCCCGGGAGATGATGGAGCGGCAGCTCGGCCACATGGTGCGGCTGATCGACGACCTGATGGACGTCTCCCGGATCAGCCGGAACAAGATGGAGCTGAGGCGGGGCAAGGTCCCGCTCGCCGACGTGGTGAGCGCGGCGGTGGAGACCGCCCGCCCGGCGCTCGACCAGGCGGGGCACGAGTTCCGCGTCGCCCTCCCGCCGGAGCCCGTGTACCTCGACGCCGACCTCACCCGGCTGGCCCAGGTCTTCGCGAACCTGCTCACGAACGCGGCGAAGTATACGGAGCCGGGCGGGCGCGTGACCTTGGCGGCGGAGGTCCGGGATGGGGACGTCTCGGTGGAGGTGAGCGACAGCGGGATCGGCATCCCCGCGGAGTCCCTCCCGCGGATCTTCGACATGTTCAGCCAGGTCGACCGCTCGATCGAGCGCAAGGCGGGCGGGCTCGGCATCGGCCTCGCCCTCGTGAAGGGCCTCGTCGAGATGCACGGCGGGGGCGTGACCGCGCGGAGCGGCGGGCCGGGCCGGGGGAGCGCCTTCACGGTGACGCTCCCCGTCATCGGCGGGCCGCGGGAGCGGGCCGCGGCCGAGGGGCAGGCGACGCCGGGCCGCATGGGGCCCGGGCGCCGGATCCTGGTGGTCGACGACAACCGGGACTCGGCGGGCTCGATGGCCGAGATGCTGAGCCTGCTCGGGCACGAGGTGCGGCAGGCGCACGACGGGCTGGAGGCCGTGGAGGCGGCGCGGGCGTTCCGCCCGGATCTCGTCCTGATGGACGTCGGCATGCCGCGGATCAACGGCTACGAGGCGACGCGGCGCATCCGGGCGATCCCGTCGGAGAAGTCCCCGACGATCGTCGCGCTCACCGGCTGGGGACAGGAGGGGGACCGGGCCCGGTCCCAGGCCGCGGGGTGCGACGGCCACCTCGTGAAGCCGGTCGACTGGAAGGACCTCTCCCCCTACGTCGACCGGCCGACCGACGGCTAG